Proteins encoded together in one Corallococcus silvisoli window:
- a CDS encoding GGDEF domain-containing protein, whose product MARLLLVDDEKIARNLYGDYLTAAGHIVTAVPTVADAKSALAAERFDAVVTDLILPGGDGMEVLRHVRERYPGVEVVVITGLDKVAPAVRAIKSGAAEYLVKPVAPEALQHALRRALTTRDLMRENASLRQHVALLEAGQRIATTLDRERLATAASDALESMANASAVMLLERDPGSGFRAHGMRGLPEDLHDTLLPQLTERLSVTRTPAELDGLQVPWPRTLAFPAVDGDTVLGHAVLFHDTAPAEHHAETVGFLVRNWALALRNLGRFAAVEDLAYVDDLTRLFNTRYLHLVLDREVNEARQTQRPFSLLFLDLDRFKAINDTHGHLVGSRVLVEAARVLKGCVRDPDVVARFGGDEYVVLLRGTDSGGALKVAERIRRTMETHQFLGREGLALKLTTCIGVASFPEHAQDKDHLLDLSDRAMYRGKRGSRNVVYMAAQDLEATPAERRHGPPPQG is encoded by the coding sequence ATGGCGCGACTGCTCCTCGTCGACGACGAAAAGATCGCCCGCAATCTCTACGGCGACTACCTCACGGCCGCGGGACACATCGTCACCGCCGTGCCCACCGTGGCGGACGCGAAGTCCGCCCTCGCCGCGGAGCGGTTCGACGCGGTGGTGACCGACCTCATCCTCCCCGGCGGCGACGGCATGGAGGTGCTCCGCCACGTGCGCGAGCGCTACCCCGGCGTGGAGGTGGTGGTCATCACCGGCCTGGACAAGGTGGCCCCCGCGGTGCGCGCCATCAAGAGCGGCGCGGCGGAGTACCTGGTCAAGCCGGTGGCGCCGGAGGCCCTGCAGCACGCCCTGCGCCGCGCGCTCACCACGCGCGACCTGATGCGTGAGAACGCCTCCTTGCGCCAGCACGTCGCGCTGCTGGAGGCGGGCCAGCGGATCGCCACCACGCTGGACCGGGAGCGGCTGGCCACGGCCGCCTCGGACGCGCTGGAGTCCATGGCCAACGCCTCCGCGGTGATGCTCCTGGAGCGCGACCCCGGCTCCGGCTTCCGCGCGCACGGCATGCGCGGCCTGCCGGAGGACCTGCACGACACGCTGCTTCCGCAGCTCACGGAGCGCCTGTCCGTCACCCGCACGCCCGCGGAGCTGGATGGGCTCCAGGTCCCCTGGCCGCGCACCCTCGCCTTCCCCGCCGTGGACGGCGACACGGTGCTGGGCCACGCGGTGCTCTTCCACGACACCGCGCCCGCGGAGCACCACGCGGAGACCGTGGGCTTCCTCGTGCGCAACTGGGCGCTGGCCCTGCGCAACCTGGGCCGCTTCGCCGCCGTGGAGGACCTGGCGTACGTCGACGACCTCACCCGCCTGTTCAACACGCGCTACCTGCACCTCGTGCTGGACCGCGAGGTGAACGAGGCCCGGCAGACGCAGCGGCCCTTCTCCCTGCTGTTCCTGGACCTGGACCGCTTCAAGGCCATCAACGACACGCACGGGCACCTGGTGGGCTCGCGCGTGCTGGTGGAGGCCGCGCGCGTGCTCAAGGGCTGCGTGCGCGACCCGGACGTCGTCGCGCGCTTCGGCGGCGACGAGTACGTGGTGCTGCTGCGCGGCACCGACTCCGGCGGCGCCCTCAAGGTGGCCGAACGCATCCGCCGCACCATGGAGACCCACCAGTTCCTCGGCCGTGAGGGGCTGGCCCTCAAGCTCACCACCTGCATCGGCGTCGCCAGCTTCCCGGAGCACGCCCAGGACAAGGACCACCTGCTGGACCTGTCCGACCGGGCCATGTACCGGGGCAAGCGCGGCAGCCGCAACGTCGTCTACATGGCGGCGCAGGACCTGGAAGCCACCCCGGCCGAGCGCCGCCACGGCCCGCCTCCCCAGGGCTGA